In Panulirus ornatus isolate Po-2019 chromosome 9, ASM3632096v1, whole genome shotgun sequence, one genomic interval encodes:
- the LOC139750164 gene encoding uncharacterized protein isoform X11, which translates to MNKLVRITIITLILGLSLLAVIFTANWLLLAEQERLSSLLQARHKDSYSVSIPLLGTFIPKPLELPRVPNPDVNALFVLPQTLKDVLALRKMVYQPEALTFVDRLKVFLYHCSLSLLVVPVVVLVVLGILILGLCILYRYKNILTGLWRRLKGLLLRGLCILRENVFRRRTEQAQCVHKNFLSGLWRRPQLSSRIIRYILVACTVGFMLFLVLPHNTLAFRVDEFYLMVVYIIVELCPEAPDTSEDSTETVVDSPEDNAPEVKDTPDDAPEVVDTPDDAPEVVDTPEDDSSEVEDTSDDAPEVEDTPEDDAPEVVEDTPEDDAPEVVEDTPEDDAPEAVEDTPDDAPEVVEDTPEVNASEVVEDTPEVNASEVVEDTPEDDASEVVEDTPEDDASVVVEDTPEDDASVVVEDTAEDDAPEVVEDTAEDDAPEVVEDTPEDDAPEVVKDTQEDDAPEVVEDTPEDDASVVVEDTPEDDTSVQSGRSNRKTPAQSSKKTRSRRKKIRPRRKKSTPAQGSGDRDSPVRESGKNRTPAKDSNTREAGNNNFRRDRRWLEFLEMPTEEREFVQKETPSIEDEFGIKIKFPKRRNYIILQGGRQAVSQACLKLQRLVDLSQPSGVDLLAEVNNTSYRVRPNRIWPCGNVLRKVNVDPSLHGVLIGRSGQTVQGIRNKYCVDIYVPGKSEEYKTIDIVGQSKDVQAAKKEVLRLIRQSTRRSSRMYGNFLRRSTQSYERTSRRRGPKAVSGDVAEEVKSEVVTDDVAEEVESEVVTDDVAEEVKSEVVTDDVAEEVKSEVVTDDVAEEVESEVVTDDVAEEVKSEVVTDDVAEEVKSEVVTDDVAEEVESEVVTDDVAEEVKSEVVTDDVAEEVKSEVVTDDVAEEVESEVVTDDVAEEVKSEVVTDDVAEEVKSEVVASGDDWREDTEGFWRVD; encoded by the exons atgaataaattagtACGTATTACTATCATCACCCTTATCCTGGGGTTGTCTCTCCTCGCCGTGATCTTTACTGCGAACTGGTTGCTGCTGGCGGAGCAGGAGAGGCTCTCGTCCCTCCTGCAGGCGCGACACAAGGATTCCTATTCAGTATCAATACCTCTTCTGGGCACATTCATACCCAAGCCCTTGGAGCTTCCGAGGGTGCCAAACCCAGACGTGAACGCTCTCTTCGTTCTCCCTCAAACACTGAAGGACGTGCTTGCCCTACGGAAGATGGTGTACCAGCCCGAGGCCCTCACCTTCGTCGACCGCCTGAAGGTCTTCCTGTATCACTGCAGTCTTTCACTCTTGGTGGTGcctgtagtggtgctggtagtgttgggGATCTTAATCCTGGGACTGTGCATCCTGTACCGTTACAAGAATATCCTGACGGGACTCTGGAGGAGACTTAAGGGGCTCCTTCTCCGGGGATTGTGCATTCTGCGGGAAAACGTATTCCGTCGCAGAACTGAGCAAGCTCAGTGCGTGCACAAGAATTTCCTGAGTGGCCTCTGGAGGAGACCCCAGCTGTCGTCCAGGATCATAAGATACATACTCGTTGCGTGCACCGTGGGCTTCATGCTTTTCCTGGTTTTGCCGCATAATACGTTGGCTTTCAGGGTAGACGAATTCTATTTGATGGTCGTCTATATAATAGTTGAACTATGCCCAGAAGCCCCAGACACTTCAGAAGACTCTACTGAAACTGTTGTAGACTCTCCAGAAGATAATGCTCCTGAAGTTAAAGACACtccagatgatgctcctgaagttgttgacactccagatgatgctcctgaagttgttgacactccagaagatgattcTTCTGAAGTTGAAGACACTtcagatgatgctcctgaagttgaagacactccagaagatgatgctcctgaagttgtcgaagacactccagaagatgatgctcctgaagttgtcgaagacactccagaagatgatgctcctgaagctgtcgaagacactccagatgatgctcctgaagttgtcgaagacactccagaagtGAATGCttctgaagttgtcgaagacactccagaagtGAATGCttctgaagttgtcgaagacactccagaagatgatgcttctgaagttgtcgaagacactccagaagatgatgcttctgtagttgtcgaagacactccagaagatgatgcttctgtagttgtcgaagacactgcagaagatgatgctcctgaagttgtcgaagacactgcagaagatgatgctcctgaagttgtcgaagacactccagaagatgatgctcctgaagttgtcaAAGACACTCaagaagatgatgctcctgaagttgtcgaagatactccagaagatgatgcttctgtagttgtcgaagacactccagaagatgatacTTCTGTTCAGAGTGGTAGGAGCAACAGGAAGACTCCAGCTCAGAGTAGTAAGAAGACCAGAAGTCGTAGGAAGAAGATCAGACCTCGTAGGAAGAAGAGTACTCCAGCTCAGGGTTCTGGCGATAGGGATTCTCCAGTTCGGGAGTCTGGTAAGAACAGAACCCCAGCGAAGGACTCAAACACCCGCGAGGCTGGTAATAATAACTTCAGGCGAGATAGGAGGTGGTTGGAGTTTTTGGAAATgccaactgaagagagagagtttgtccaGAAGGAAACCCCATCTATTGAGGACGAATTTGGTATTAAGATTAAGTTCCCCAAGAGAAGGAACTATATCATCCTGCAAGGAGGACGTCAAGCTGTCAGTCAGGCTTGCCTAAAACTGCAGCGTCTGGTGGACCTGTCTCAGCCCAGCGGTGTCGACCTCCTCGCGGAAGTGAACAATACCTCGTACAGGGTTCGTCCTAACAGAATTTGGCCATGTGGGAACGTCTTACGAAAGGTGAATGTTGACCCCAGTCTTCATGGTGTACTTATTGGTAGATCGGGGCAAACCGTGCAGGGCATTAGAAataagtattgtgttgacatttacGTGCCCGGGAAGTCAGAGGAGTACAAGACAATCGATATTGTCGGACAAAGTAAAGATGTGCAGGCGGCCAAGAAGGAGGTGCTGCGGCTCATTAGACAAAGCACCAGGCGTTCCTCCAGAATGTACGGCAACTTTCTGAGGCGCTCCACCCAGTCCTATGAAAGAACGTCCAGGAGGAGGGGGCCTAaggctgtgtctggtgatgtagccgaagaggtgaagtctgaagttgtgactgatgatgtagccgaagaggtggagtctgaagttgtgactgatgatgtagccgaagaggtgaagtctgaagttgtgactgatgatgtagccgaagaggtgaagtctgaagttgtgactgatgatgtagccgaagaggtggagtctgaagttgtgactgatgatgtagccgaagaggtgaagtctgaagttgtgactgatgatgtagccgaagag gtgaagtctgaagttgtgactgatgatgtagccgaagaggtggagtctgaagttgtgactgatgatgtagccgaagaggtgaagtctgaagttgtgactgatgatgtagccgaagaggtgaagtctgaagttgtgactgatgatgtagccgaagaggtggagtctgaagttgtgactgatgatgtagccgaagaggtgaagtctgaagttgtgactgatgatgtagccgaagag gtgaagtctgaagttgtagcTTCTGGTGATGACTGGCGAGAGGATACGGAGGGGTTCTGGCGTGTTGACTGA
- the LOC139750164 gene encoding uncharacterized protein isoform X3 yields the protein MNKLVRITIITLILGLSLLAVIFTANWLLLAEQERLSSLLQARHKDSYSVSIPLLGTFIPKPLELPRVPNPDVNALFVLPQTLKDVLALRKMVYQPEALTFVDRLKVFLYHCSLSLLVVPVVVLVVLGILILGLCILYRYKNILTGLWRRLKGLLLRGLCILRENVFRRRTEQAQCVHKNFLSGLWRRPQLSSRIIRYILVACTVGFMLFLVLPHNTLAFRVDEFYLMVVYIIVELCPEAPDTSEDSTETVVDSPEDNAPEVKDTPDDAPEVVDTPDDAPEVVDTPEDDSSEVEDTSDDAPEVEDTPEDDAPEVVEDTPEDDAPEVVEDTPEDDAPEAVEDTPDDAPEVVEDTPEVNASEVVEDTPEVNASEVVEDTPEDDASEVVEDTPEDDASVVVEDTPEDDASVVVEDTAEDDAPEVVEDTAEDDAPEVVEDTPEDDAPEVVKDTQEDDAPEVVEDTPEDDASVVVEDTPEDDTSVQSGRSNRKTPAQSSKKTRSRRKKIRPRRKKSTPAQGSGDRDSPVRESGKNRTPAKDSNTREAGNNNFRRDRRWLEFLEMPTEEREFVQKETPSIEDEFGIKIKFPKRRNYIILQGGRQAVSQACLKLQRLVDLSQPSGVDLLAEVNNTSYRVRPNRIWPCGNVLRKVNVDPSLHGVLIGRSGQTVQGIRNKYCVDIYVPGKSEEYKTIDIVGQSKDVQAAKKEVLRLIRQSTRRSSRMYGNFLRRSTQSYERTSRRRGPKAVSGDVAEEVKSEVVTDDVAEEVESEVVTDDVAEEVKSEVVTDDVAEEVKSEVVTDDVAEEVESEVVTDDVAEEVKSEVVTDDVAEEVKSEVVTDDVAEEVESEVVTDDVAEEVKSEVVTDDVAEEVESEVVTDDVAEEVKSEVVTDDVAEEVKSEVVTHDVAEKVKSEVVTHDVAEEVKSEVVTHDVAEEVKSEVVASGDDWREDTEGFWRVD from the exons atgaataaattagtACGTATTACTATCATCACCCTTATCCTGGGGTTGTCTCTCCTCGCCGTGATCTTTACTGCGAACTGGTTGCTGCTGGCGGAGCAGGAGAGGCTCTCGTCCCTCCTGCAGGCGCGACACAAGGATTCCTATTCAGTATCAATACCTCTTCTGGGCACATTCATACCCAAGCCCTTGGAGCTTCCGAGGGTGCCAAACCCAGACGTGAACGCTCTCTTCGTTCTCCCTCAAACACTGAAGGACGTGCTTGCCCTACGGAAGATGGTGTACCAGCCCGAGGCCCTCACCTTCGTCGACCGCCTGAAGGTCTTCCTGTATCACTGCAGTCTTTCACTCTTGGTGGTGcctgtagtggtgctggtagtgttgggGATCTTAATCCTGGGACTGTGCATCCTGTACCGTTACAAGAATATCCTGACGGGACTCTGGAGGAGACTTAAGGGGCTCCTTCTCCGGGGATTGTGCATTCTGCGGGAAAACGTATTCCGTCGCAGAACTGAGCAAGCTCAGTGCGTGCACAAGAATTTCCTGAGTGGCCTCTGGAGGAGACCCCAGCTGTCGTCCAGGATCATAAGATACATACTCGTTGCGTGCACCGTGGGCTTCATGCTTTTCCTGGTTTTGCCGCATAATACGTTGGCTTTCAGGGTAGACGAATTCTATTTGATGGTCGTCTATATAATAGTTGAACTATGCCCAGAAGCCCCAGACACTTCAGAAGACTCTACTGAAACTGTTGTAGACTCTCCAGAAGATAATGCTCCTGAAGTTAAAGACACtccagatgatgctcctgaagttgttgacactccagatgatgctcctgaagttgttgacactccagaagatgattcTTCTGAAGTTGAAGACACTtcagatgatgctcctgaagttgaagacactccagaagatgatgctcctgaagttgtcgaagacactccagaagatgatgctcctgaagttgtcgaagacactccagaagatgatgctcctgaagctgtcgaagacactccagatgatgctcctgaagttgtcgaagacactccagaagtGAATGCttctgaagttgtcgaagacactccagaagtGAATGCttctgaagttgtcgaagacactccagaagatgatgcttctgaagttgtcgaagacactccagaagatgatgcttctgtagttgtcgaagacactccagaagatgatgcttctgtagttgtcgaagacactgcagaagatgatgctcctgaagttgtcgaagacactgcagaagatgatgctcctgaagttgtcgaagacactccagaagatgatgctcctgaagttgtcaAAGACACTCaagaagatgatgctcctgaagttgtcgaagatactccagaagatgatgcttctgtagttgtcgaagacactccagaagatgatacTTCTGTTCAGAGTGGTAGGAGCAACAGGAAGACTCCAGCTCAGAGTAGTAAGAAGACCAGAAGTCGTAGGAAGAAGATCAGACCTCGTAGGAAGAAGAGTACTCCAGCTCAGGGTTCTGGCGATAGGGATTCTCCAGTTCGGGAGTCTGGTAAGAACAGAACCCCAGCGAAGGACTCAAACACCCGCGAGGCTGGTAATAATAACTTCAGGCGAGATAGGAGGTGGTTGGAGTTTTTGGAAATgccaactgaagagagagagtttgtccaGAAGGAAACCCCATCTATTGAGGACGAATTTGGTATTAAGATTAAGTTCCCCAAGAGAAGGAACTATATCATCCTGCAAGGAGGACGTCAAGCTGTCAGTCAGGCTTGCCTAAAACTGCAGCGTCTGGTGGACCTGTCTCAGCCCAGCGGTGTCGACCTCCTCGCGGAAGTGAACAATACCTCGTACAGGGTTCGTCCTAACAGAATTTGGCCATGTGGGAACGTCTTACGAAAGGTGAATGTTGACCCCAGTCTTCATGGTGTACTTATTGGTAGATCGGGGCAAACCGTGCAGGGCATTAGAAataagtattgtgttgacatttacGTGCCCGGGAAGTCAGAGGAGTACAAGACAATCGATATTGTCGGACAAAGTAAAGATGTGCAGGCGGCCAAGAAGGAGGTGCTGCGGCTCATTAGACAAAGCACCAGGCGTTCCTCCAGAATGTACGGCAACTTTCTGAGGCGCTCCACCCAGTCCTATGAAAGAACGTCCAGGAGGAGGGGGCCTAaggctgtgtctggtgatgtagccgaagaggtgaagtctgaagttgtgactgatgatgtagccgaagaggtggagtctgaagttgtgactgatgatgtagccgaagaggtgaagtctgaagttgtgactgatgatgtagccgaagaggtgaagtctgaagttgtgactgatgatgtagccgaagaggtggagtctgaagttgtgactgatgatgtagccgaagaggtgaagtctgaagttgtgactgatgatgtagccgaagag gtgaagtctgaagttgtgactgatgatgtagccgaagaggtggagtctgaagttgtgactgatgatgtagccgaagag gtgaagtctgaagttgtgactgatgatgtagccgaagaggtggagtctgaagttgtgactgatgatgtagccgaagaggtgaagtctgaagttgtgactgatgatgtagccgaagaggtgaagtctgaagttgtgactcatgatgtagccgaaaaggtgaagtctgaagttgtgactcatgatgtagccgaagaggtgaagtctgaagttgtgactcatgatgtagccgaagaggtgaagtctgaagttgtagcTTCTGGTGATGACTGGCGAGAGGATACGGAGGGGTTCTGGCGTGTTGACTGA
- the LOC139750164 gene encoding uncharacterized protein isoform X4, producing MNKLVRITIITLILGLSLLAVIFTANWLLLAEQERLSSLLQARHKDSYSVSIPLLGTFIPKPLELPRVPNPDVNALFVLPQTLKDVLALRKMVYQPEALTFVDRLKVFLYHCSLSLLVVPVVVLVVLGILILGLCILYRYKNILTGLWRRLKGLLLRGLCILRENVFRRRTEQAQCVHKNFLSGLWRRPQLSSRIIRYILVACTVGFMLFLVLPHNTLAFRVDEFYLMVVYIIVELCPEAPDTSEDSTETVVDSPEDNAPEVKDTPDDAPEVVDTPDDAPEVVDTPEDDSSEVEDTSDDAPEVEDTPEDDAPEVVEDTPEDDAPEVVEDTPEDDAPEAVEDTPDDAPEVVEDTPEVNASEVVEDTPEVNASEVVEDTPEDDASEVVEDTPEDDASVVVEDTPEDDASVVVEDTAEDDAPEVVEDTAEDDAPEVVEDTPEDDAPEVVKDTQEDDAPEVVEDTPEDDASVVVEDTPEDDTSVQSGRSNRKTPAQSSKKTRSRRKKIRPRRKKSTPAQGSGDRDSPVRESGKNRTPAKDSNTREAGNNNFRRDRRWLEFLEMPTEEREFVQKETPSIEDEFGIKIKFPKRRNYIILQGGRQAVSQACLKLQRLVDLSQPSGVDLLAEVNNTSYRVRPNRIWPCGNVLRKVNVDPSLHGVLIGRSGQTVQGIRNKYCVDIYVPGKSEEYKTIDIVGQSKDVQAAKKEVLRLIRQSTRRSSRMYGNFLRRSTQSYERTSRRRGPKAVSGDVAEEVKSEVVTDDVAEEVESEVVTDDVAEEVKSEVVTDDVAEEVKSEVVTDDVAEEVESEVVTDDVAEEVKSEVVTDDVAEEVKSEVVTDDVAEEVESEVVTDDVAEEVKSEVVTDDVAEEVKSEVVTDDVAEEVESEVVTDDVAEEVKSEVVTDDVAEEVKSEVVTHDVAEEVKSEVVTHDVAEEVKSEVVASGDDWREDTEGFWRVD from the exons atgaataaattagtACGTATTACTATCATCACCCTTATCCTGGGGTTGTCTCTCCTCGCCGTGATCTTTACTGCGAACTGGTTGCTGCTGGCGGAGCAGGAGAGGCTCTCGTCCCTCCTGCAGGCGCGACACAAGGATTCCTATTCAGTATCAATACCTCTTCTGGGCACATTCATACCCAAGCCCTTGGAGCTTCCGAGGGTGCCAAACCCAGACGTGAACGCTCTCTTCGTTCTCCCTCAAACACTGAAGGACGTGCTTGCCCTACGGAAGATGGTGTACCAGCCCGAGGCCCTCACCTTCGTCGACCGCCTGAAGGTCTTCCTGTATCACTGCAGTCTTTCACTCTTGGTGGTGcctgtagtggtgctggtagtgttgggGATCTTAATCCTGGGACTGTGCATCCTGTACCGTTACAAGAATATCCTGACGGGACTCTGGAGGAGACTTAAGGGGCTCCTTCTCCGGGGATTGTGCATTCTGCGGGAAAACGTATTCCGTCGCAGAACTGAGCAAGCTCAGTGCGTGCACAAGAATTTCCTGAGTGGCCTCTGGAGGAGACCCCAGCTGTCGTCCAGGATCATAAGATACATACTCGTTGCGTGCACCGTGGGCTTCATGCTTTTCCTGGTTTTGCCGCATAATACGTTGGCTTTCAGGGTAGACGAATTCTATTTGATGGTCGTCTATATAATAGTTGAACTATGCCCAGAAGCCCCAGACACTTCAGAAGACTCTACTGAAACTGTTGTAGACTCTCCAGAAGATAATGCTCCTGAAGTTAAAGACACtccagatgatgctcctgaagttgttgacactccagatgatgctcctgaagttgttgacactccagaagatgattcTTCTGAAGTTGAAGACACTtcagatgatgctcctgaagttgaagacactccagaagatgatgctcctgaagttgtcgaagacactccagaagatgatgctcctgaagttgtcgaagacactccagaagatgatgctcctgaagctgtcgaagacactccagatgatgctcctgaagttgtcgaagacactccagaagtGAATGCttctgaagttgtcgaagacactccagaagtGAATGCttctgaagttgtcgaagacactccagaagatgatgcttctgaagttgtcgaagacactccagaagatgatgcttctgtagttgtcgaagacactccagaagatgatgcttctgtagttgtcgaagacactgcagaagatgatgctcctgaagttgtcgaagacactgcagaagatgatgctcctgaagttgtcgaagacactccagaagatgatgctcctgaagttgtcaAAGACACTCaagaagatgatgctcctgaagttgtcgaagatactccagaagatgatgcttctgtagttgtcgaagacactccagaagatgatacTTCTGTTCAGAGTGGTAGGAGCAACAGGAAGACTCCAGCTCAGAGTAGTAAGAAGACCAGAAGTCGTAGGAAGAAGATCAGACCTCGTAGGAAGAAGAGTACTCCAGCTCAGGGTTCTGGCGATAGGGATTCTCCAGTTCGGGAGTCTGGTAAGAACAGAACCCCAGCGAAGGACTCAAACACCCGCGAGGCTGGTAATAATAACTTCAGGCGAGATAGGAGGTGGTTGGAGTTTTTGGAAATgccaactgaagagagagagtttgtccaGAAGGAAACCCCATCTATTGAGGACGAATTTGGTATTAAGATTAAGTTCCCCAAGAGAAGGAACTATATCATCCTGCAAGGAGGACGTCAAGCTGTCAGTCAGGCTTGCCTAAAACTGCAGCGTCTGGTGGACCTGTCTCAGCCCAGCGGTGTCGACCTCCTCGCGGAAGTGAACAATACCTCGTACAGGGTTCGTCCTAACAGAATTTGGCCATGTGGGAACGTCTTACGAAAGGTGAATGTTGACCCCAGTCTTCATGGTGTACTTATTGGTAGATCGGGGCAAACCGTGCAGGGCATTAGAAataagtattgtgttgacatttacGTGCCCGGGAAGTCAGAGGAGTACAAGACAATCGATATTGTCGGACAAAGTAAAGATGTGCAGGCGGCCAAGAAGGAGGTGCTGCGGCTCATTAGACAAAGCACCAGGCGTTCCTCCAGAATGTACGGCAACTTTCTGAGGCGCTCCACCCAGTCCTATGAAAGAACGTCCAGGAGGAGGGGGCCTAaggctgtgtctggtgatgtagccgaagaggtgaagtctgaagttgtgactgatgatgtagccgaagaggtggagtctgaagttgtgactgatgatgtagccgaagaggtgaagtctgaagttgtgactgatgatgtagccgaagaggtgaagtctgaagttgtgactgatgatgtagccgaagaggtggagtctgaagttgtgactgatgatgtagccgaagaggtgaagtctgaagttgtgactgatgatgtagccgaagag gtgaagtctgaagttgtgactgatgatgtagccgaagaggtggagtctgaagttgtgactgatgatgtagccgaagaggtgaagtctgaagttgtgactgatgatgtagccgaagaggtgaagtctgaagttgtgactgatgatgtagccgaagaggtggagtctgaagttgtgactgatgatgtagccgaagaggtgaagtctgaagttgtgactgatgatgtagccgaagag gtgaagtctgaagttgtgactcatgatgtagccgaagaggtgaagtctgaagttgtgactcatgatgtagccgaagaggtgaagtctgaagttgtagcTTCTGGTGATGACTGGCGAGAGGATACGGAGGGGTTCTGGCGTGTTGACTGA